One Gimesia aquarii DNA segment encodes these proteins:
- a CDS encoding glycosyltransferase, producing the protein MTIKRIALIFDNQARPETTGFYCRRALGSLVEVEHFIPEEISEIPTGKFDLFLNIDDGFQYHLPDHLRPAACWVIDTHMNFEWCLEKTARYDFVFAAQNDGAERLQHEGIVSALWLPLACDPEIHRPYSEPKQYDFSFVGNLVGQERCALLESLNEKYPDCFIGQTYFEEMARTYAASHVIFNRSVKNDVNMRVFEALGCGGLLLTNDLSENGQAELFTDGKHLVTYQCLEELCDKMDYYLKRETERNKIARQGHKLAVSQHTYQHRMQSLLASIETHPAKTSVSMPPTNSVFVPSSDLEIRQPNYQIHLPDQSVSACLLSWKRPQNIAQIVTDLRRYPFIDDILVWNNNPEIHLDIEVEGVHVIQSEQNQVTYGRFLCAQRAKHPIIYTQDDDCLVHNIPELYESFLASPDRITHGLKHPHLFENATNCFGQAQMALVGWGAFFQKEWVSVLEAYREEFGEDELLIRKADRFFSLLLNQRHQSLLAQVTDLEGASGTEALSVRDDHLELSDQAVERALTLLQQTPCSKPANKTSTHAPQASDSKSPPQQDRSYFEFPRPEVVTLVPSTAHNILDLGCGSGRLGESLKQRQSATVTGVELDRFAAETAQQRLDRVIQNNIEALSEEFQEAEFDCVVCADVLEHLKAPEQVLNKIANWLTPEGTIVASIPNVRNQSVLTGLMEGNWTYECAGLLDQTHYRFFTRREIEKLFFRAGYQIDKLQIVPGPGYQEWQTQGYPGKIQIGNLHIDGLPPEEVEEFYAYQYLVTATKRPQPDYGLTSIIIVTHNQLPYTQQCIDSLRMRTDEPYELIFVDNGSTDGTPAYLNTLADAKFILNSENRGFPAAVNQGIEIASGNNILLLNNDTLLTTGWLNRLLTQLHSSAEIGIVGPVSNNVSGPQQIPISYTDLSSLDGFAWDWGKRHDQQSLDEERLVGFCMLMKREVVNQIGTLDEQFGIGCFEDDDFCRRAITAGYRTVIAVGAFVHHFGSRSFIGSGADFAGIMQENERKYRKKWQSDLRPKEESVETSVTDDTDYPHTLSLCMIVRDNEDTIGPCLESIQPWVDEMIVVDTGSVDRTPEICREYGARMFEFPWCDDFSAARNESIKYAQGKWIFWMDSDDTITAECGKKLKALAAQSHPDRTLGYIMQVHCPGPEWDVSMTAVDHVKLFRNHPELQFEHRIHEQIIPAIRRLGGEVAWTDLYVVHSGSDHSVEGRKRKLERDYRLLKLDNRERPNHPFVLFNLGMTYADDEKYPEAIKYLKQCLGVSDPGESQVRKAYALLVNALSQNEQHQDAWDYCSQGLSHFPSDKELLFRQAMLQHHFGRLLDAEKTYLRVINEQTDRHFTSIDVGLCGYKTRHNLAIVYDEMGKLEEAEAQWRLIIKEIPTYTTAWKCLGETLLKADKLEQVEQLAMRMRGQEETHIDGFILSARLLERQGKPDQAIVQLQKKLDQKPQAIELLRELCRLNFERSSPEKSLSVLQTLAEKDPNDASAFHNLGTTFLQLNQCEKAIANYKKSLELRPESAATWHLLGHAYQNEGDCLCAKSAWHETLRLCPGHNEAAQLLHSV; encoded by the coding sequence ATGACGATTAAACGCATCGCCCTCATTTTTGATAATCAGGCTCGGCCTGAAACAACAGGTTTTTATTGCCGACGCGCCTTAGGAAGCCTTGTTGAAGTCGAACATTTCATCCCGGAAGAGATCTCAGAGATCCCCACAGGAAAATTCGACTTGTTTCTCAATATCGACGATGGGTTCCAATATCACTTACCGGATCACCTCAGGCCTGCCGCGTGCTGGGTAATTGATACGCATATGAATTTCGAATGGTGCCTCGAAAAAACGGCGCGTTATGACTTTGTGTTTGCCGCTCAGAATGACGGGGCAGAGAGACTGCAGCATGAGGGTATTGTATCGGCACTCTGGCTACCTTTGGCCTGTGATCCGGAAATTCACCGGCCTTATTCAGAACCGAAACAGTATGATTTTTCGTTTGTCGGGAATCTGGTGGGACAGGAACGCTGTGCACTGCTCGAATCTCTTAATGAGAAGTATCCCGACTGTTTTATCGGTCAAACCTACTTTGAAGAGATGGCCCGTACCTATGCGGCCTCGCATGTGATCTTTAATCGCAGTGTCAAAAATGACGTTAACATGCGTGTGTTTGAAGCCTTGGGCTGTGGCGGTCTGCTACTCACCAATGATCTTTCCGAGAATGGACAAGCAGAGTTGTTTACAGACGGTAAGCACTTGGTAACTTACCAGTGCCTTGAAGAGCTCTGTGACAAAATGGATTATTATTTGAAGCGAGAAACAGAACGCAACAAAATTGCCCGGCAGGGGCATAAACTTGCTGTCTCCCAACACACATATCAACATCGTATGCAATCACTACTGGCTTCAATCGAAACTCATCCAGCGAAAACTAGTGTTTCGATGCCTCCCACCAATTCTGTGTTTGTCCCCTCGTCCGATCTAGAAATCAGGCAACCAAACTATCAAATTCACTTGCCTGACCAATCGGTATCGGCGTGCCTGCTCTCCTGGAAACGTCCTCAAAATATCGCGCAGATTGTCACAGACTTACGACGCTACCCGTTTATCGACGATATCTTGGTCTGGAATAATAATCCGGAAATCCATCTCGACATCGAAGTAGAGGGCGTACATGTCATCCAGTCCGAGCAAAACCAGGTCACCTACGGACGCTTTTTGTGCGCACAGCGTGCCAAACACCCCATTATCTATACTCAGGACGACGACTGCCTCGTGCATAACATCCCTGAACTGTATGAATCGTTTCTGGCATCTCCAGATCGAATTACACATGGACTGAAACATCCGCACTTGTTTGAAAATGCCACGAATTGTTTTGGTCAAGCACAAATGGCCCTCGTGGGCTGGGGCGCTTTTTTTCAAAAAGAGTGGGTCAGTGTTTTGGAAGCGTATCGTGAAGAATTTGGAGAAGACGAGCTGCTAATCCGAAAAGCAGATCGTTTTTTTTCCTTGCTTTTAAACCAACGTCATCAATCACTGTTAGCCCAAGTAACGGATCTTGAAGGCGCGAGTGGAACTGAAGCCCTTTCGGTTCGCGATGACCATTTAGAGCTAAGCGACCAGGCCGTTGAGCGTGCGCTCACACTTCTTCAACAGACTCCCTGCTCTAAACCTGCCAATAAGACCAGTACTCATGCTCCCCAAGCCAGTGATTCCAAGTCGCCCCCCCAACAGGACCGTAGTTATTTCGAATTCCCACGTCCTGAAGTAGTGACGCTGGTTCCTTCCACAGCACACAACATACTCGATTTGGGCTGTGGATCGGGACGCTTAGGGGAATCCCTCAAACAACGGCAATCCGCAACTGTGACCGGAGTCGAACTGGATCGCTTTGCCGCCGAAACTGCTCAACAACGGCTTGACCGGGTGATTCAAAACAATATCGAAGCCCTCTCTGAGGAATTTCAAGAGGCGGAGTTTGATTGTGTCGTTTGTGCAGACGTGCTTGAACACTTAAAGGCACCCGAACAAGTCCTCAACAAAATCGCGAACTGGCTGACTCCGGAAGGCACAATTGTGGCCAGTATTCCCAATGTCAGAAATCAAAGCGTGCTGACTGGGCTGATGGAAGGCAACTGGACTTACGAATGCGCAGGATTACTCGATCAAACCCACTATCGCTTCTTTACCCGACGCGAAATTGAAAAGCTCTTCTTTCGTGCGGGATATCAAATCGACAAACTCCAAATTGTGCCGGGACCTGGCTACCAGGAATGGCAAACACAGGGTTACCCTGGGAAAATCCAAATCGGTAACTTACACATTGACGGGCTCCCTCCTGAAGAAGTGGAAGAATTCTATGCTTATCAATATTTAGTCACAGCTACAAAGCGGCCACAACCCGATTATGGTTTAACCTCTATCATCATTGTGACCCATAATCAATTGCCATACACCCAACAGTGCATTGATAGTTTGAGGATGCGAACCGATGAACCTTACGAATTGATTTTCGTTGACAACGGGTCAACAGACGGAACGCCCGCTTATTTAAACACACTTGCTGACGCAAAATTCATTCTCAACTCCGAAAATCGTGGTTTTCCGGCTGCCGTGAATCAAGGCATAGAAATCGCTTCCGGCAACAATATCTTGCTCCTGAATAATGATACTCTCCTGACAACCGGTTGGCTAAATCGTTTGTTGACACAACTTCATTCCTCAGCAGAGATCGGAATTGTCGGCCCCGTTTCCAATAACGTGAGTGGCCCACAACAAATTCCAATTTCTTATACCGATTTGTCGAGTCTCGATGGATTTGCCTGGGACTGGGGCAAACGCCATGATCAGCAATCCCTTGATGAAGAACGACTCGTGGGGTTTTGTATGCTCATGAAGCGGGAAGTCGTCAATCAAATTGGAACATTGGATGAACAATTTGGGATTGGCTGCTTTGAGGATGATGATTTTTGTCGAAGGGCCATCACAGCCGGTTATCGAACTGTCATCGCAGTCGGCGCATTCGTGCATCATTTTGGGAGTCGCTCCTTCATTGGATCAGGGGCTGACTTTGCCGGCATCATGCAGGAAAACGAGCGAAAGTACCGTAAGAAATGGCAGTCAGATTTGAGACCAAAGGAAGAATCGGTGGAAACATCGGTGACTGACGACACTGACTATCCACACACACTCTCACTCTGCATGATTGTCCGCGATAATGAAGACACCATCGGCCCTTGTCTGGAAAGTATTCAGCCTTGGGTGGATGAAATGATTGTCGTTGATACTGGTTCTGTTGATCGGACTCCTGAGATCTGCCGTGAGTATGGTGCCCGCATGTTTGAATTTCCCTGGTGTGACGACTTTTCAGCTGCCCGTAATGAATCCATTAAATACGCACAGGGGAAATGGATTTTTTGGATGGACTCCGATGATACGATCACTGCCGAGTGTGGCAAAAAACTGAAAGCACTAGCTGCACAGTCTCACCCTGATCGTACTCTGGGATATATTATGCAGGTTCACTGTCCGGGCCCTGAATGGGATGTCAGTATGACAGCCGTAGATCATGTGAAGCTCTTCCGCAATCATCCTGAGTTACAGTTTGAACATAGGATTCACGAACAAATTATCCCTGCTATTAGAAGGTTGGGAGGAGAGGTGGCCTGGACCGATTTGTACGTCGTGCATTCAGGCTCAGACCATAGTGTAGAAGGTCGTAAACGCAAGTTGGAACGCGACTACCGGCTGCTTAAATTAGATAACAGAGAACGTCCCAATCATCCTTTTGTGTTGTTCAATTTGGGCATGACGTACGCAGATGATGAAAAATACCCTGAAGCGATCAAATATTTAAAACAGTGCCTGGGAGTCTCTGATCCAGGTGAATCGCAAGTCCGCAAGGCCTACGCGTTACTGGTCAATGCCCTGTCTCAAAATGAGCAACACCAGGACGCCTGGGACTATTGCAGTCAAGGTCTGAGCCATTTTCCTAGTGATAAAGAACTTCTGTTTCGACAGGCAATGTTGCAGCATCACTTCGGCCGGTTGCTTGATGCCGAAAAAACCTACCTGCGTGTCATCAATGAACAGACCGACCGCCACTTTACTAGTATTGATGTGGGACTCTGTGGTTATAAGACGCGACACAACCTGGCCATTGTCTACGATGAAATGGGAAAGCTCGAAGAAGCAGAAGCACAATGGCGCCTGATCATCAAAGAAATTCCGACTTATACCACTGCCTGGAAATGTCTGGGAGAAACGCTCCTCAAAGCCGATAAGCTGGAACAAGTCGAGCAGTTAGCCATGAGAATGCGTGGTCAGGAGGAAACTCACATTGATGGTTTCATTCTTTCAGCACGACTTCTGGAACGACAAGGAAAGCCGGATCAGGCTATCGTACAACTTCAGAAGAAGCTCGACCAAAAACCACAGGCCATCGAGTTGCTCCGCGAACTGTGTCGTCTCAATTTTGAACGGTCATCTCCTGAAAAGTCATTGTCGGTATTACAAACTCTGGCTGAAAAAGATCCAAACGATGCGTCCGCGTTTCATAACCTGGGTACCACGTTTTTACAGCTCAATCAGTGTGAGAAAGCCATCGCCAACTACAAAAAATCGTTAGAACTTAGACCAGAATCCGCAGCAACCTGGCACCTGCTTGGTCATGCATACCAGAACGAAGGAGATTGCCTCTGTGCTAAAAGTGCCTGGCATGAGACATTGCGACTGTGTCCCGGTCATAACGAAGCCGCACAGTTATTGCATTCGGTCTGA
- a CDS encoding glycosyltransferase family 4 protein: MRTSHPCIGIGPVYPGIGSWEWIGEEMAEELSQFYDIEFFSDSIPACDLALIVKYDFSKLMSSRSPDIPVIFCPVDCYGSARDIDRDGKWLFQCRQILIHCESLRKYFCAYAPVEYIDHHLRFISKTLTPKPAEGPILWTGLHSNLHPLIEWVNQHSLPQELWILTNLEPEIDSIPQENLGFASKHSIRIEHWTPPKHVAWAELASSAIDVKGTDFRARHKPPAKAIDHLASGLPLAMNRDSSSVKHLARLGFEVAAVEDQDYWFSEEYRTKTIEFASDLRETLSRENIGKRLKTIIDTTLNTTESQREKRQSTPRETKAASPQRNYSFHSNLETNSVENTKIGIVSFLYNWPSTGGGNIHTTELVQFLGRAGYDVQHICVRYDPWQIGQIESDAPIPSQVLNFTPSEWNANHIRKRVKDAVYDFDPDFVIITDSWNFKPHLAEAVSDYPYFLRMQAQECLCPLNNLQMLPGPEGLTPCPQNQFFNSEDCFHCLIKNRSGELHQLERQLSGVGSSEYHDLLQQSFHKAEAVLVLNPMIAKQYKPFCNHVEVVTWGMDESRFPWPFPSDEQCPPEISKDKISVIFAGLVHEPIKGFPVLLAACEQLWETRQDFELIVTSDSPQQQQEFTKYVGWKSQLELPLWYRHCDLCAVPTIVPDGLSRTSVEAMACGLPVIASHIGGLPCSVSDQETGLLCNPGDVADWVSKLNQLLDRPERMKTLGEAGRAVFEERFRWGDVIERDYKRLFNQSRCVVSN; the protein is encoded by the coding sequence ATGAGAACTTCTCACCCTTGTATTGGTATTGGACCTGTTTATCCCGGCATTGGATCTTGGGAGTGGATCGGCGAAGAGATGGCCGAAGAGCTCTCACAATTCTATGACATCGAATTCTTTTCAGACTCCATCCCCGCCTGTGATCTGGCCCTCATCGTCAAATATGATTTCTCAAAGTTAATGAGTTCCAGGTCGCCAGACATCCCAGTCATCTTTTGCCCGGTTGACTGTTATGGATCGGCCCGAGACATTGATCGCGATGGGAAATGGCTGTTTCAATGTCGGCAGATTCTGATTCACTGCGAGTCTCTTAGAAAATATTTTTGTGCGTATGCGCCTGTAGAATACATTGATCACCATCTGCGTTTTATTTCGAAAACCCTGACCCCCAAACCAGCCGAGGGACCAATTTTGTGGACTGGCCTTCACTCCAATCTGCATCCTTTAATTGAATGGGTGAACCAGCATTCCTTGCCACAAGAACTGTGGATTTTGACCAACCTTGAACCGGAAATAGACTCGATTCCTCAAGAGAACTTGGGATTCGCTAGCAAGCATTCCATTCGTATTGAACACTGGACACCCCCCAAACACGTTGCCTGGGCCGAACTTGCCAGCAGCGCGATTGACGTTAAAGGAACCGACTTTCGAGCCAGACATAAACCTCCCGCCAAAGCCATTGATCATTTGGCCTCGGGTTTACCGTTGGCCATGAACCGGGATAGCTCCAGTGTCAAGCATCTGGCCAGATTAGGATTTGAAGTCGCCGCAGTAGAGGATCAGGACTATTGGTTCTCTGAGGAATATCGAACCAAAACGATTGAGTTTGCATCAGACTTACGGGAAACACTCTCACGTGAAAACATCGGGAAACGTTTGAAAACCATCATCGACACCACCCTGAATACGACAGAATCCCAGAGAGAAAAACGGCAAAGTACGCCTCGTGAAACAAAAGCAGCTTCACCCCAAAGAAATTATTCTTTTCATTCTAACCTTGAAACCAATTCTGTTGAAAACACCAAAATTGGCATTGTCAGTTTTCTATATAACTGGCCTTCCACGGGTGGCGGTAATATTCACACCACAGAATTAGTCCAATTTTTAGGCCGGGCTGGATACGATGTTCAACATATCTGTGTCCGCTATGATCCTTGGCAAATTGGCCAAATCGAGTCCGATGCCCCCATTCCAAGCCAAGTTTTGAATTTTACTCCCTCTGAATGGAATGCAAATCATATTCGTAAACGAGTAAAAGACGCTGTTTACGATTTTGATCCGGATTTTGTGATCATTACAGACAGTTGGAATTTCAAGCCGCATTTGGCGGAAGCCGTGAGTGACTATCCTTACTTCTTGCGAATGCAGGCGCAAGAATGCCTGTGCCCTTTGAATAACCTGCAAATGCTCCCGGGACCAGAGGGATTAACTCCTTGCCCCCAGAATCAATTTTTCAATTCCGAAGACTGCTTTCACTGCCTGATCAAAAATCGCTCTGGCGAACTTCATCAACTGGAACGACAGTTGAGTGGTGTCGGGTCTTCTGAATATCATGATCTTTTACAGCAGTCCTTTCATAAAGCGGAAGCGGTGCTGGTCCTGAATCCGATGATTGCCAAACAATATAAACCGTTTTGCAATCACGTGGAAGTGGTCACCTGGGGCATGGATGAATCGCGTTTCCCCTGGCCTTTTCCTTCTGACGAACAATGCCCTCCTGAAATCAGCAAAGACAAGATATCTGTTATCTTTGCAGGCCTGGTTCATGAACCGATTAAAGGGTTTCCTGTTTTGCTGGCAGCGTGTGAGCAGTTATGGGAAACACGCCAGGACTTTGAATTGATAGTAACTTCGGACTCTCCTCAGCAACAACAGGAGTTCACGAAATATGTGGGCTGGAAATCACAGTTAGAACTTCCCCTTTGGTATCGACACTGTGATCTCTGCGCCGTTCCGACCATTGTTCCTGATGGACTCAGTCGTACCTCGGTGGAAGCGATGGCCTGTGGCTTACCGGTAATAGCCAGCCACATTGGAGGACTACCCTGTAGCGTTTCCGATCAGGAAACTGGGCTGCTCTGTAACCCGGGGGACGTCGCAGATTGGGTTTCGAAGTTAAACCAACTACTAGATCGACCAGAGCGAATGAAAACATTGGGAGAGGCAGGGAGGGCTGTCTTCGAGGAACGTTTTCGATGGGGCGATGTGATTGAACGAGATTACAAACGACTCTTCAATCAAAGTAGGTGTGTCGTATCAAACTAA
- a CDS encoding class I SAM-dependent methyltransferase, with translation MNEITNDSSIKVGVSYQTKGWEGNAVAHREQQEFCQTVKHRFPDCFQNKRVLEVGSRDVNGSVRDQFADCDYMGIDAETGNGVDQVCLGHEFEANPESFDVVCSLETFEHDPYADKTVAHMLSLLRPGGLFFMTCAGEGRKEHGTSRTGELFGPNPDYYQNVSLRMFLDWIRETSFEELYLNHNTAANDLYCFAIKAR, from the coding sequence TTGAACGAGATTACAAACGACTCTTCAATCAAAGTAGGTGTGTCGTATCAAACTAAGGGATGGGAAGGGAATGCCGTGGCTCATCGCGAACAACAAGAGTTTTGTCAAACTGTGAAACATCGCTTTCCTGACTGCTTCCAGAACAAACGGGTCCTGGAAGTAGGATCTCGTGACGTGAATGGTTCCGTTCGTGATCAGTTTGCAGACTGTGATTATATGGGCATTGATGCAGAAACCGGTAACGGCGTTGATCAGGTCTGCTTGGGACATGAATTTGAGGCTAATCCTGAATCCTTTGATGTAGTTTGCTCTCTAGAGACATTTGAGCATGACCCCTATGCCGACAAAACGGTTGCTCACATGTTATCACTCTTACGTCCCGGTGGACTCTTTTTTATGACCTGCGCAGGGGAGGGACGCAAGGAGCATGGAACATCACGAACAGGGGAACTGTTTGGTCCCAATCCAGACTATTATCAAAATGTGAGCCTGAGGATGTTCTTGGATTGGATAAGAGAAACCTCCTTTGAAGAGCTTTATCTCAATCATAACACGGCAGCCAATGATTTGTACTGCTTTGCCATTAAAGCCCGATAA